In Musa acuminata AAA Group cultivar baxijiao chromosome BXJ2-3, Cavendish_Baxijiao_AAA, whole genome shotgun sequence, the following proteins share a genomic window:
- the LOC103978892 gene encoding CSC1-like protein At4g02900 isoform X7, whose amino-acid sequence MASLADIGMSAALNILSALIFLIVFAVLRLQPYNDRVYFPKWYLKGIRSSPTHSGNFIKKFVNLDCRTYLRFLNWMPAALRMPEPELIDHAGLDSAVYIRIYLLGLKIFAPIAVLAFGVLVPVNWTGGTLENSKDLTFSDIDKLSISNIQPGSERFWVHLAMAYVFTLWTYCVLYTEYKKIASMRLHFLASANRRPDQFTVLVRNVPPDPDESVSEHVGHFFSVNHHDHYLTHQVVYNANKLAKLAEKRKGLENWFIYYENKYNRNTNIRPTTKTGLFGLLGKSVDAIDYYKAAIEQLLKEEASERERIISDPNAIMPAAFVSFKTRWGAAVCAQTQQSSNPTLWLTDWAPEPRDVYWPNLAIPFVELTIRRLIMAVAIFFLTFFFMIPIAFVQSLANIEGFEKVFPLLRSLIETNLIKSFIQGFLPGIALKVFLILLPTILMTMSKIEGHTSLSTLDRRSASKYYLFLLVNVFLGSVITGTAFQQLNSFIHESANTIPVTVGMSIPMKATFFITYIMVDGWSGIAAEILRLKPLIIFHLKNTFLVKTEQDREQAMDPGSLEFASSEPRIQLYFLLGFVYYVITPIFLPFLLIFFGLSYVVFRHQDSFLNSLSLFVVWSLGYRLAVHGIKWNKGTIG is encoded by the exons ATGGCATCACTTGCTGATATTGGGATGTCTGCTGCCCTGAATATCCTGTCTGCATTGATATTTCTGATTGTTTTTGCTGTACTCCGGCTTCAACCATATAATGATAGAGTATATTTTCCTAAGTGGTACCTGAAAGGGATTAGAAGCAGCCCAACACATTCAGGAAACTTTATAAAGAAGTTTGTTAACTTGGACTGCAGAACATATTTGAGATTTTTGAATTGGATGCCTGCAGCATTAAGAATGCCGGAGCCTGAATTAATCGACCATGCAGGACTGGATTCTGCCGTGTATATCAGGATCTATCTACTTGG GTTAAAAATTTTTGCGCCTATAGCTGTGCTTGCATTTGGTGTTTTGGTTCCTGTTAATTGGACTGGTGGAACACTGGAGAACAGTAAAGATTTAACATTCAGTGATATCGATAAGCTCTCTATATCTAACATTCAACCTGGTTCAGAAAG GTTCTGGGTGCATTTGGCAATGGCCTATGTTTTTACACTTTGGACATATTGTGTATTGTACACTGAATATAAGAAAATAGCATCGATGAGGTTGCATTTTTTGGCTTCTGCAAATAGACGACCAGATCAATTTACT GTTCTTGTGAGAAATGTTCCACCTGATCCTGATGAATCAGTGAGTGAGCATGTTGGGCATTTTTTTTCTGTGAATCATCACGATCATTATCTCACACACCAG GTTGTATATAATGCTAATAAGCTCGCAAAATTGGCTGAGAAAAGAAAAGGCTTAGAAAACTGGTTTATCTACTACGAAAACAAGTACAATCGAAATACTAACATCAGGCCAACTACAAAG ACAGGACTTTTTGGTCTGTTGGGAAAGAGTGTGGATGCCATTGACTACTATAAGGCTGCGATAGAACAGCTACTGAAAGAA GAAGCATCAGAACGAGAAAGGATAATTAGTGATCCTAATGCTATAATGCCAGCAGCTTTTGTGTCATTTAAAACCCGATGGGGTGCAGCTGTTTGTGCCCAAACACAGCAATCAAGTAATCCAACTTTGTGGTTAACAGATTGGGCTCCTGAGCCCCGTGATGTCTATTGGCCCAATCTTGCTATCCCCTTTGTTGAGCTTACAATTCGGAGGTTAATTATGGCTGTTGCAATTTTCTTTCTTACCTTTTTCTTTATGATCCCGATTGCATTTGTTCAATCTCTAGCCAATATTGAGGGATTCGAGAAGGTCTTTCCTCTCTTAAGGTCTCTAATAGAAAC GAATCTAATTAAGTCATTCATACAAGGTTTTCTACCAGGAATTGCATTAAaggtcttccttattcttcttccAACAATACTCATGACAATGTCCaagatagagggtcacacatcctTATCAACATTGGACAGGAGATCTGCTTCTAAGTACTATCTTTTTCTTCTGGTTAATGTATTTCTTGGGAGTGTTATTACAGGAACAGCATTTCAACAACTAAATAGTTTCATTCATGAATCTGCTAACAC AATTCCTGTAACTGTTGGGATGTCTATTCCAATGAAAGCAACATTTTTCATCACCTATATAATGGTTGATGGATGGTCAGGTATTGCTGCCGAAATACTTAGACTGAAACCATTGATCATTTTCCATCTGAAGAATACATTTTTAGTCAAGACTGAACAAGATCGTGAGCAAGCTATGGATCCTGGCAGTTTAGAGTTTGCATCCTCAGAACCAAGAATACAACTATATTTCTTGCTTGGATTTGTATATTATGTTATCACCCCAATTTTTCTTCCATTCCTACTCATCTTCTTCGGCCTGTCATATGTTGTGTTCCGCCATCAG GACTCATTTCTTAATAGCTTGTCATTATTCGTAGTTTGGAGTTTAGGTTACAGACTAGCTGTGCACGGAATTAAG TGGAACAAGGGAACAATTGGATAG
- the LOC103978892 gene encoding CSC1-like protein At4g02900 isoform X8: MASLADIGMSAALNILSALIFLIVFAVLRLQPYNDRVYFPKWYLKGIRSSPTHSGNFIKKFVNLDCRTYLRFLNWMPAALRMPEPELIDHAGLDSAVYIRIYLLGLKIFAPIAVLAFGVLVPVNWTGGTLENSKDLTFSDIDKLSISNIQPGSERFWVHLAMAYVFTLWTYCVLYTEYKKIASMRLHFLASANRRPDQFTVLVRNVPPDPDESVSEHVGHFFSVNHHDHYLTHQVVYNANKLAKLAEKRKGLENWFIYYENKYNRNTNIRPTTKTGLFGLLGKSVDAIDYYKAAIEQLLKEEASERERIISDPNAIMPAAFVSFKTRWGAAVCAQTQQSSNPTLWLTDWAPEPRDVYWPNLAIPFVELTIRRLIMAVAIFFLTFFFMIPIAFVQSLANIEGFEKVFPLLRSLIETNLIKSFIQGFLPGIALKVFLILLPTILMTMSKIEGHTSLSTLDRRSASKYYLFLLVNVFLGSVITGTAFQQLNSFIHESANTIPVTVGMSIPMKATFFITYIMVDGWSGIAAEILRLKPLIIFHLKNTFLVKTEQDREQAMDPGSLEFASSEPRIQLYFLLGFVYYVITPIFLPFLLIFFGLSYVVFRHQFGV, encoded by the exons ATGGCATCACTTGCTGATATTGGGATGTCTGCTGCCCTGAATATCCTGTCTGCATTGATATTTCTGATTGTTTTTGCTGTACTCCGGCTTCAACCATATAATGATAGAGTATATTTTCCTAAGTGGTACCTGAAAGGGATTAGAAGCAGCCCAACACATTCAGGAAACTTTATAAAGAAGTTTGTTAACTTGGACTGCAGAACATATTTGAGATTTTTGAATTGGATGCCTGCAGCATTAAGAATGCCGGAGCCTGAATTAATCGACCATGCAGGACTGGATTCTGCCGTGTATATCAGGATCTATCTACTTGG GTTAAAAATTTTTGCGCCTATAGCTGTGCTTGCATTTGGTGTTTTGGTTCCTGTTAATTGGACTGGTGGAACACTGGAGAACAGTAAAGATTTAACATTCAGTGATATCGATAAGCTCTCTATATCTAACATTCAACCTGGTTCAGAAAG GTTCTGGGTGCATTTGGCAATGGCCTATGTTTTTACACTTTGGACATATTGTGTATTGTACACTGAATATAAGAAAATAGCATCGATGAGGTTGCATTTTTTGGCTTCTGCAAATAGACGACCAGATCAATTTACT GTTCTTGTGAGAAATGTTCCACCTGATCCTGATGAATCAGTGAGTGAGCATGTTGGGCATTTTTTTTCTGTGAATCATCACGATCATTATCTCACACACCAG GTTGTATATAATGCTAATAAGCTCGCAAAATTGGCTGAGAAAAGAAAAGGCTTAGAAAACTGGTTTATCTACTACGAAAACAAGTACAATCGAAATACTAACATCAGGCCAACTACAAAG ACAGGACTTTTTGGTCTGTTGGGAAAGAGTGTGGATGCCATTGACTACTATAAGGCTGCGATAGAACAGCTACTGAAAGAA GAAGCATCAGAACGAGAAAGGATAATTAGTGATCCTAATGCTATAATGCCAGCAGCTTTTGTGTCATTTAAAACCCGATGGGGTGCAGCTGTTTGTGCCCAAACACAGCAATCAAGTAATCCAACTTTGTGGTTAACAGATTGGGCTCCTGAGCCCCGTGATGTCTATTGGCCCAATCTTGCTATCCCCTTTGTTGAGCTTACAATTCGGAGGTTAATTATGGCTGTTGCAATTTTCTTTCTTACCTTTTTCTTTATGATCCCGATTGCATTTGTTCAATCTCTAGCCAATATTGAGGGATTCGAGAAGGTCTTTCCTCTCTTAAGGTCTCTAATAGAAAC GAATCTAATTAAGTCATTCATACAAGGTTTTCTACCAGGAATTGCATTAAaggtcttccttattcttcttccAACAATACTCATGACAATGTCCaagatagagggtcacacatcctTATCAACATTGGACAGGAGATCTGCTTCTAAGTACTATCTTTTTCTTCTGGTTAATGTATTTCTTGGGAGTGTTATTACAGGAACAGCATTTCAACAACTAAATAGTTTCATTCATGAATCTGCTAACAC AATTCCTGTAACTGTTGGGATGTCTATTCCAATGAAAGCAACATTTTTCATCACCTATATAATGGTTGATGGATGGTCAGGTATTGCTGCCGAAATACTTAGACTGAAACCATTGATCATTTTCCATCTGAAGAATACATTTTTAGTCAAGACTGAACAAGATCGTGAGCAAGCTATGGATCCTGGCAGTTTAGAGTTTGCATCCTCAGAACCAAGAATACAACTATATTTCTTGCTTGGATTTGTATATTATGTTATCACCCCAATTTTTCTTCCATTCCTACTCATCTTCTTCGGCCTGTCATATGTTGTGTTCCGCCATCAG TTTGGAGTTTAG
- the LOC103978892 gene encoding CSC1-like protein At4g02900 isoform X6: MASLADIGMSAALNILSALIFLIVFAVLRLQPYNDRVYFPKWYLKGIRSSPTHSGNFIKKFVNLDCRTYLRFLNWMPAALRMPEPELIDHAGLDSAVYIRIYLLGLKIFAPIAVLAFGVLVPVNWTGGTLENSKDLTFSDIDKLSISNIQPGSERFWVHLAMAYVFTLWTYCVLYTEYKKIASMRLHFLASANRRPDQFTVLVRNVPPDPDESVSEHVGHFFSVNHHDHYLTHQVVYNANKLAKLAEKRKGLENWFIYYENKYNRNTNIRPTTKTGLFGLLGKSVDAIDYYKAAIEQLLKEEASERERIISDPNAIMPAAFVSFKTRWGAAVCAQTQQSSNPTLWLTDWAPEPRDVYWPNLAIPFVELTIRRLIMAVAIFFLTFFFMIPIAFVQSLANIEGFEKVFPLLRSLIETNLIKSFIQGFLPGIALKVFLILLPTILMTMSKIEGHTSLSTLDRRSASKYYLFLLVNVFLGSVITGTAFQQLNSFIHESANTIPVTVGMSIPMKATFFITYIMVDGWSGIAAEILRLKPLIIFHLKNTFLVKTEQDREQAMDPGSLEFASSEPRIQLYFLLGFVYYVITPIFLPFLLIFFGLSYVVFRHQVLWLLSFIFQWYLILFKNFAWRCSCRTHFLIACHYS, encoded by the exons ATGGCATCACTTGCTGATATTGGGATGTCTGCTGCCCTGAATATCCTGTCTGCATTGATATTTCTGATTGTTTTTGCTGTACTCCGGCTTCAACCATATAATGATAGAGTATATTTTCCTAAGTGGTACCTGAAAGGGATTAGAAGCAGCCCAACACATTCAGGAAACTTTATAAAGAAGTTTGTTAACTTGGACTGCAGAACATATTTGAGATTTTTGAATTGGATGCCTGCAGCATTAAGAATGCCGGAGCCTGAATTAATCGACCATGCAGGACTGGATTCTGCCGTGTATATCAGGATCTATCTACTTGG GTTAAAAATTTTTGCGCCTATAGCTGTGCTTGCATTTGGTGTTTTGGTTCCTGTTAATTGGACTGGTGGAACACTGGAGAACAGTAAAGATTTAACATTCAGTGATATCGATAAGCTCTCTATATCTAACATTCAACCTGGTTCAGAAAG GTTCTGGGTGCATTTGGCAATGGCCTATGTTTTTACACTTTGGACATATTGTGTATTGTACACTGAATATAAGAAAATAGCATCGATGAGGTTGCATTTTTTGGCTTCTGCAAATAGACGACCAGATCAATTTACT GTTCTTGTGAGAAATGTTCCACCTGATCCTGATGAATCAGTGAGTGAGCATGTTGGGCATTTTTTTTCTGTGAATCATCACGATCATTATCTCACACACCAG GTTGTATATAATGCTAATAAGCTCGCAAAATTGGCTGAGAAAAGAAAAGGCTTAGAAAACTGGTTTATCTACTACGAAAACAAGTACAATCGAAATACTAACATCAGGCCAACTACAAAG ACAGGACTTTTTGGTCTGTTGGGAAAGAGTGTGGATGCCATTGACTACTATAAGGCTGCGATAGAACAGCTACTGAAAGAA GAAGCATCAGAACGAGAAAGGATAATTAGTGATCCTAATGCTATAATGCCAGCAGCTTTTGTGTCATTTAAAACCCGATGGGGTGCAGCTGTTTGTGCCCAAACACAGCAATCAAGTAATCCAACTTTGTGGTTAACAGATTGGGCTCCTGAGCCCCGTGATGTCTATTGGCCCAATCTTGCTATCCCCTTTGTTGAGCTTACAATTCGGAGGTTAATTATGGCTGTTGCAATTTTCTTTCTTACCTTTTTCTTTATGATCCCGATTGCATTTGTTCAATCTCTAGCCAATATTGAGGGATTCGAGAAGGTCTTTCCTCTCTTAAGGTCTCTAATAGAAAC GAATCTAATTAAGTCATTCATACAAGGTTTTCTACCAGGAATTGCATTAAaggtcttccttattcttcttccAACAATACTCATGACAATGTCCaagatagagggtcacacatcctTATCAACATTGGACAGGAGATCTGCTTCTAAGTACTATCTTTTTCTTCTGGTTAATGTATTTCTTGGGAGTGTTATTACAGGAACAGCATTTCAACAACTAAATAGTTTCATTCATGAATCTGCTAACAC AATTCCTGTAACTGTTGGGATGTCTATTCCAATGAAAGCAACATTTTTCATCACCTATATAATGGTTGATGGATGGTCAGGTATTGCTGCCGAAATACTTAGACTGAAACCATTGATCATTTTCCATCTGAAGAATACATTTTTAGTCAAGACTGAACAAGATCGTGAGCAAGCTATGGATCCTGGCAGTTTAGAGTTTGCATCCTCAGAACCAAGAATACAACTATATTTCTTGCTTGGATTTGTATATTATGTTATCACCCCAATTTTTCTTCCATTCCTACTCATCTTCTTCGGCCTGTCATATGTTGTGTTCCGCCATCAGGTACTCTGGTTATTAAGTTTTATTTTTCAATGGTATCTTATACTTTTTAAGAACTTTGCGTGGCGTTGTTCCTGTAGGACTCATTTCTTAATAGCTTGTCATTATTCGTAG